A genomic region of Noviherbaspirillum sp. L7-7A contains the following coding sequences:
- a CDS encoding NAD(P)/FAD-dependent oxidoreductase translates to MLRLIDVQLPLDHPEPALKEAVLARLGIPADALLGLQVFRRGYDARRKSAISLIYTVDVDVRDEAALLRRHAGERTIQPTPDTNYHYVAKAPPGLSKRPVVIGMGPCGLFAGLILAQMGFRPIILERGKSVRERTKDTFGLWRKRVLHPESNVQFGEGGAGTFSDGKLWTQVKDPKHYGRKVLTEFVKADAPPEIMYVSKPHIGTFRLVKMVELMRATIEELGGEIRFETRVTDMEIDNGQMRALHLSSGERLEADHVVLAVGHSARDTFQMLHERGVYVEAKPFSIGFRIEHPQSLIDRCRFGPNAGNPILGAADYKLVHHCGNGRSVYSFCMCPGGTVVAATSEPGRVVTNGMSQYSRNERNANAGIVVGITPEDYPGHPLAGIDFQRHWESRAFELGGGDYSAPGQLVGDFLERKPSTEFGAVLPSYKPGVKLGDLSTALPDYAIAAMREALPMFDRQIKGFAMRDAVLTGVETRTSSPIRIRRHDDSLQSINTRGLFPAGEGAGYAGGIMSAGIDGIRVAEAVALSITGVARTAS, encoded by the coding sequence ATGCTGCGACTCATCGATGTACAACTCCCCCTCGACCATCCCGAACCTGCATTAAAGGAAGCCGTGCTTGCGCGCCTGGGCATACCCGCCGACGCGCTGCTGGGCCTGCAGGTGTTCCGGCGTGGTTATGACGCCCGCCGCAAGAGTGCGATTTCGCTGATCTATACCGTCGACGTCGACGTGCGCGATGAAGCGGCGTTGCTGCGGCGCCATGCCGGCGAACGTACCATCCAGCCTACGCCCGACACCAATTATCACTACGTGGCCAAGGCGCCTCCCGGCCTTTCGAAGCGGCCGGTAGTGATCGGCATGGGGCCGTGCGGCCTGTTCGCCGGCCTGATCCTGGCGCAGATGGGTTTCAGGCCCATCATCCTGGAGCGCGGCAAGTCGGTGCGCGAGCGGACCAAGGACACCTTCGGCCTGTGGCGCAAGCGGGTGCTGCATCCGGAGTCGAATGTGCAGTTCGGCGAAGGCGGCGCCGGCACCTTTTCCGACGGCAAGCTGTGGACCCAGGTGAAAGACCCGAAGCATTACGGCCGCAAGGTGCTGACCGAGTTCGTCAAGGCCGACGCGCCGCCCGAGATCATGTATGTCAGCAAGCCGCACATCGGCACCTTCAGGCTGGTGAAGATGGTGGAGCTGATGCGCGCCACGATCGAGGAACTGGGCGGCGAGATCCGCTTCGAGACCAGGGTCACCGACATGGAAATCGACAACGGCCAGATGCGCGCGCTGCATCTTTCCAGCGGCGAGCGGCTGGAGGCCGACCATGTCGTGCTGGCAGTGGGCCACAGCGCCCGCGACACTTTCCAGATGCTGCATGAGCGGGGCGTATATGTGGAAGCCAAGCCGTTTTCGATCGGCTTCCGGATCGAGCATCCGCAGTCGTTGATAGACCGCTGCCGCTTCGGCCCGAATGCCGGCAATCCCATCCTCGGCGCGGCCGACTACAAGCTGGTGCATCACTGCGGCAATGGCCGTTCGGTCTACAGCTTCTGCATGTGCCCCGGCGGCACCGTGGTGGCGGCGACTTCCGAGCCGGGCCGCGTGGTCACCAATGGCATGAGCCAGTATTCGCGCAATGAGCGCAATGCCAATGCCGGCATCGTGGTAGGCATCACGCCGGAGGACTATCCCGGCCATCCGCTGGCCGGCATCGACTTCCAGCGCCATTGGGAGTCGCGTGCATTCGAGCTCGGCGGCGGCGACTACAGCGCGCCCGGCCAACTGGTCGGCGACTTCCTGGAGCGCAAGCCGTCGACGGAATTCGGCGCGGTGCTGCCGTCCTACAAGCCGGGCGTGAAGCTGGGCGACCTGTCGACCGCGCTGCCGGACTATGCCATTGCCGCGATGCGCGAGGCGCTGCCGATGTTTGACCGGCAGATCAAGGGCTTTGCCATGCGCGACGCCGTGCTGACCGGCGTCGAGACCCGCACCTCGTCGCCGATCCGCATCCGCCGCCATGACGACAGCCTGCAGAGCATCAATACCCGCGGCCTGTTCCCGGCCGGGGAGGGCGCGGGCTATGCCGGCGGCATCATGTCGGCCGGCATCGATGGCATCCGGGTGGCGGAGGCGGTGGCGCTGTCGATCACGGGCGTAGCCCGCACGGCGTCATAA
- the phaP gene encoding TIGR01841 family phasin (Members of this family are phasins (small proteins associated with inclusions such as PHA granules). Note that several different families of phasins have been named PhaP despite very little sequence similarity to each other.): MFPNNDQISNAAKANFDQQIAAVTELTNKAFASIAQLVELNVNAAKASLEQSTATAQRLMAAKDPQEFFAVSTQNPPSAETAIAYSRNLASIASSAQAEFTRAAEAQIAETTRKVTALIEDIAKNAPPGSENAIAILKTAIANANAAYEQLTKTTRQAADTMNANATNVVNQFSQAAEKATGRAKK, from the coding sequence ATGTTTCCGAATAACGACCAGATTTCCAATGCAGCCAAGGCCAACTTCGACCAGCAGATCGCTGCCGTCACCGAGCTGACCAACAAGGCCTTCGCCAGCATCGCCCAACTGGTGGAACTGAACGTCAACGCCGCCAAGGCATCGCTGGAGCAGTCCACTGCCACCGCGCAGCGCCTGATGGCCGCCAAGGACCCGCAGGAATTCTTCGCCGTCAGCACCCAGAACCCGCCCAGCGCTGAAACCGCGATCGCCTACAGCCGCAACCTGGCCAGCATCGCCTCCAGTGCACAGGCAGAGTTCACCCGCGCCGCCGAAGCGCAAATCGCCGAGACCACCCGCAAGGTCACCGCGCTGATCGAGGACATTGCCAAGAATGCGCCGCCGGGATCGGAAAACGCGATCGCGATCCTGAAAACCGCCATCGCCAACGCCAATGCGGCGTATGAGCAGCTGACCAAGACGACCCGCCAGGCCGCCGACACCATGAACGCCAACGCCACCAACGTGGTGAACCAGTTCTCCCAGGCTGCTGAAAAGGCAACCGGCCGCGCGAAGAAGTAA
- the corA gene encoding magnesium/cobalt transporter CorA — translation MLINCVAYQNGKKLGDIPVEEISDALARPDCFVWVGMADATVEELECMRAEFDLHPLAIEDALVGHQRPKIEEYGESLFAVMRPVEIVDGELQIGELAVFVGRNYVLSVRRGSSHGFHDVRARCEREPELLRNGSGFVLYALMDAVVDRYFPVMDAMENRLETIEEQIFNKDAQRANIERLYELKRKVLRFRHAVSPLIETAGKLHGGRVPPAVQNCGDYFRDVYDHLHRINISIDAIRDTINTAIQVNLSMVAIDESEVNKRLAAWAAIFAVATAFAGIWGMNFEHMPELHWKYGYPAALATMVGICLYLYRRFRKSGWL, via the coding sequence ATGCTGATCAATTGCGTCGCCTATCAGAACGGCAAGAAGCTCGGGGATATCCCGGTCGAGGAAATCAGCGACGCCCTCGCCCGGCCCGACTGTTTCGTCTGGGTCGGCATGGCCGACGCCACCGTGGAAGAGCTGGAATGCATGCGGGCCGAGTTCGACCTGCATCCGCTGGCGATCGAGGATGCGCTGGTCGGCCATCAGCGGCCGAAGATCGAGGAATACGGCGAATCGCTGTTTGCCGTGATGCGGCCGGTCGAGATCGTCGATGGCGAGTTGCAGATCGGGGAACTGGCCGTGTTCGTCGGCCGGAACTACGTGCTGTCGGTGCGGCGCGGCAGCAGCCACGGTTTCCACGATGTGCGCGCCCGCTGCGAGCGCGAGCCGGAGCTGCTGCGCAACGGCTCGGGCTTCGTGCTGTACGCGCTGATGGACGCGGTGGTGGACCGCTATTTCCCGGTGATGGACGCAATGGAAAACCGGCTGGAGACCATCGAGGAACAGATCTTCAACAAGGATGCGCAGCGGGCCAATATCGAGCGGCTGTATGAACTCAAGCGCAAGGTGCTGCGCTTCCGGCATGCGGTCAGCCCGCTGATCGAGACCGCCGGCAAGCTGCATGGCGGCCGGGTGCCGCCGGCGGTGCAGAATTGCGGCGACTACTTCCGCGACGTCTACGACCATCTGCACCGCATCAACATTTCCATCGACGCGATCCGCGACACCATCAACACCGCCATCCAGGTCAACCTGTCGATGGTGGCCATCGACGAGAGCGAGGTCAACAAGCGGCTTGCGGCCTGGGCCGCGATCTTTGCGGTGGCCACCGCCTTTGCCGGCATCTGGGGCATGAACTTCGAGCACATGCCGGAACTGCACTGGAAATACGGCTATCCGGCGGCGCTGGCCACGATGGTGGGCATCTGCCTCTACCTGTACCGGCGCTTTCGCAAGTCGGGCTGGTTATGA
- a CDS encoding DUF3717 domain-containing protein, translated as MDNHPSDIALADLEQAINYWRNLRPSRGEERSLSPEVNRLAEVYALMIYERLQSLPLARIGPDALALIEAWRAKRV; from the coding sequence ATGGACAATCACCCAAGCGACATCGCACTCGCCGACCTGGAACAGGCGATCAATTACTGGCGCAACCTGCGGCCTTCGCGCGGCGAGGAGCGCTCGCTGTCGCCGGAAGTCAACCGGCTGGCCGAAGTCTATGCGCTGATGATCTACGAGCGGCTGCAGAGCCTGCCGCTTGCCCGCATCGGCCCCGACGCGCTGGCCCTGATCGAGGCCTGGCGCGCCAAGCGGGTATAA
- a CDS encoding alpha/beta fold hydrolase, with product MAEQNAAQVQENPGAVDDGAMAALPDAVAVTPARRISGPDSRLIAGAAGVASFLWAGFAAVVFARQTHLVFNPVREPEVQRPRSAGHRTRRVVLRAADGTRLCGWLMTPHAPGRHPGVLYFGGRSEEVSWVARDASRMFPGMTVLAMNYRGYGESSGVPGEAAIMQDAAMLWDWLAAHHRVDARRVAVVGRSLGSGVAVQVAAQRPVASLALITPYDSLVSLARRRFFRTIPVAWMLRHRFESVKFAARLQTRILVLRAEQDDVVPPAHTDRFVASLPSQPLDQTIAGSDHCTIPYLEAAQQAIAGFLHAGFQRLPESSPAVEEATAVAAISAVASASAAAVAAADGSAPAVAGARLVAEAAALATMAAAQAAEQP from the coding sequence ATGGCCGAGCAGAATGCAGCACAGGTGCAGGAAAATCCGGGTGCGGTCGACGATGGCGCGATGGCAGCCTTGCCTGATGCGGTGGCTGTGACGCCTGCGCGCCGCATTTCCGGGCCCGACAGCCGGCTCATCGCCGGCGCCGCCGGCGTGGCCAGCTTTCTGTGGGCCGGCTTCGCGGCGGTGGTATTCGCCCGCCAGACCCACCTGGTGTTCAATCCCGTGCGGGAACCCGAAGTCCAGCGGCCGCGCAGCGCCGGCCACCGCACCCGCCGCGTGGTGCTGCGGGCGGCCGACGGCACCCGTCTGTGCGGCTGGCTGATGACGCCGCATGCGCCGGGCCGCCATCCCGGCGTGCTGTATTTCGGCGGACGGTCCGAGGAAGTCAGCTGGGTGGCGCGCGACGCCAGCCGCATGTTTCCGGGCATGACGGTGCTGGCGATGAATTACCGCGGCTATGGCGAATCCAGCGGCGTGCCGGGCGAGGCAGCCATCATGCAGGATGCCGCGATGCTGTGGGACTGGCTGGCCGCGCATCACCGGGTGGATGCGCGGCGGGTGGCGGTGGTGGGGCGCAGCCTGGGTTCGGGCGTGGCGGTGCAGGTAGCGGCGCAGCGGCCGGTGGCGTCGCTGGCCCTGATCACGCCATACGACTCGCTGGTGTCGCTGGCGCGCCGGCGTTTCTTCCGCACGATCCCGGTGGCATGGATGCTGCGCCATCGCTTCGAATCGGTGAAGTTCGCCGCCCGGCTGCAGACCCGCATCCTGGTGTTGCGGGCCGAGCAGGACGACGTGGTGCCGCCGGCGCATACCGACAGGTTCGTCGCCAGCCTGCCATCGCAGCCGCTGGACCAGACCATCGCCGGCTCCGACCACTGCACGATTCCTTACCTGGAAGCGGCGCAGCAGGCCATTGCCGGCTTCCTGCATGCCGGCTTCCAGCGGCTGCCGGAATCCTCGCCGGCGGTGGAGGAAGCAACCGCGGTGGCAGCAATCTCGGCGGTGGCCAGCGCTTCGGCGGCGGCGGTCGCGGCGGCCGATGGCAGCGCACCGGCCGTGGCCGGAGCCCGTCTGGTGGCCGAGGCGGCGGCGCTGGCCACCATGGCAGCCGCGCAGGCTGCCGAGCAGCCATAG
- a CDS encoding long-chain fatty acid--CoA ligase, producing the protein MNTTHYKHWPAGLPTTLTPPETGLYVNLEISARRYPGKTALIFYDAKLTYAEFDAQVRALAGYLQQDCSVQRGDRVLLNMQNSPQFIIAYYAILRADAMVVPVNPMLMTDELRHYVEDSGAKVAITSQEIFSRLAPLVGSTGLKHAIVAAYSDYLPGHTELAVPDWVKAPRAALQGEGVASWHDALQAGRAPAPHQAGPSDLAVMPYTSGTTGKPKGCVHLHRSVMASAVSSIAWSIASVPDQVTLAVLPFFHVTGMQVSMNAPIFNGGSIVVLPRWDRDVAGQLITRYGVTAWTSIPTMMIDFLSNPRLPEYDISSLRRVSGGGAAMPAAIAQKLLDLTGLQYMEGYGLSETIAATHTNPPQLLKQQCLGIPLFGVDSRIVDPATMATLPPGEVGEIIMNGPQVFEGYWNDPAKTAEAFTEIDGKRFFRSGDLGYMDEDGFFFFTDRLKRMINASGFKVWPAEVEAMMYQHPAVQECCIIAARDPYRGETVKAVIVKKPAAEATAEDIMQWAHAKMAAYKVPKMVEFVDALPKSATGKVMWRSLQEKEMSK; encoded by the coding sequence ATGAACACTACTCACTACAAGCACTGGCCGGCGGGCCTGCCTACCACTTTAACGCCGCCGGAAACCGGTCTCTACGTCAACCTGGAAATTTCGGCGCGCCGCTATCCCGGCAAGACCGCGCTGATCTTCTATGATGCCAAGCTGACCTACGCCGAGTTCGATGCGCAGGTGCGGGCACTGGCCGGTTACCTGCAGCAGGACTGCAGCGTCCAGCGCGGCGACCGTGTGCTGCTCAACATGCAGAACAGCCCGCAATTTATCATTGCCTATTACGCCATCCTGCGCGCCGACGCGATGGTGGTGCCGGTCAATCCGATGCTGATGACCGACGAGCTTCGTCATTACGTGGAGGACAGCGGCGCGAAGGTCGCGATCACCTCCCAAGAAATCTTTTCCCGCCTGGCGCCGCTGGTCGGCAGCACTGGCCTGAAGCATGCCATCGTGGCCGCCTATTCCGACTACTTGCCCGGGCATACCGAACTGGCGGTGCCGGACTGGGTGAAGGCGCCGCGCGCCGCGCTGCAGGGCGAAGGCGTGGCGTCCTGGCACGATGCGCTGCAGGCTGGCCGCGCGCCGGCGCCGCACCAGGCCGGGCCGTCCGATCTGGCCGTGATGCCCTACACCTCGGGCACCACCGGCAAGCCCAAGGGCTGCGTGCACCTGCATCGCTCGGTGATGGCGTCGGCCGTCTCCAGCATCGCCTGGTCGATCGCCTCGGTGCCGGACCAGGTCACGCTGGCGGTGCTGCCGTTCTTCCATGTGACAGGCATGCAGGTCAGCATGAATGCGCCGATCTTCAATGGCGGCAGCATCGTGGTGCTGCCGCGCTGGGACCGCGACGTCGCCGGCCAGCTGATCACCCGTTATGGCGTGACCGCCTGGACCAGCATCCCGACCATGATGATCGACTTCCTGTCCAATCCGCGGCTGCCGGAATATGACATCTCCAGCCTGCGCCGGGTGTCCGGCGGCGGCGCGGCGATGCCGGCGGCGATTGCGCAGAAGCTGCTGGACCTGACCGGCCTGCAGTACATGGAAGGCTATGGGCTTTCTGAAACCATCGCAGCGACCCACACCAATCCGCCGCAATTGCTCAAGCAGCAGTGCCTGGGCATACCGCTGTTCGGCGTGGATTCCCGCATCGTCGATCCGGCCACGATGGCAACGCTGCCGCCGGGCGAGGTCGGCGAGATCATCATGAACGGGCCGCAGGTGTTCGAAGGCTACTGGAACGACCCGGCCAAGACCGCCGAGGCCTTCACCGAGATCGACGGCAAGCGCTTCTTCCGCTCGGGCGACCTGGGCTATATGGACGAGGACGGCTTCTTCTTCTTCACCGACCGCTTAAAGCGCATGATCAATGCATCCGGCTTCAAGGTCTGGCCGGCGGAAGTGGAAGCGATGATGTACCAGCATCCGGCGGTGCAGGAATGCTGCATCATCGCCGCACGCGACCCGTACCGCGGCGAAACCGTGAAGGCGGTCATCGTGAAGAAGCCCGCGGCCGAAGCCACGGCGGAAGACATCATGCAGTGGGCGCATGCCAAGATGGCGGCCTACAAGGTGCCCAAGATGGTGGAGTTCGTGGACGCATTGCCCAAGTCCGCCACCGGCAAGGTGATGTGGCGCTCGCTGCAGGAAAAGGAAATGAGCAAGTAG
- a CDS encoding M15 family metallopeptidase has protein sequence MKHLQVFLPDRVSFVRLLSLMLAVIALQATPALAALDQPACERLKASRVLREPAPVGCDRLTVVRFPYIDFSGTRHDDGELMVLDVVAPEVSQLFHALYRRRFPLARARLIEQYGGDDEASMRDNNTSAFNQRAVSGGGPPSLHAYGLAIDINPVQNPFLQPGDAGAVRVSPPAGATYLNRRAKRPGKPSRAGMAEDVICLFAAAGFSVWGGDWDTPLDYQHFQFSRELAQRLAALPERQARQLHLQQIKTPRACLGEHRTGAGTACASIQAP, from the coding sequence ATGAAACATTTGCAGGTATTTTTACCGGATCGTGTCTCCTTCGTTCGTCTTCTCTCGCTGATGCTGGCAGTCATTGCGCTGCAGGCGACGCCGGCACTGGCCGCGCTCGACCAACCGGCCTGCGAACGGCTTAAAGCCAGCCGCGTGCTGCGCGAACCGGCGCCGGTCGGCTGCGACCGGTTGACCGTGGTGCGCTTTCCCTATATCGATTTTTCCGGCACGAGGCACGACGATGGCGAACTGATGGTGCTGGATGTCGTGGCGCCGGAAGTCAGCCAACTCTTCCATGCGCTGTACCGGCGCCGCTTTCCGCTGGCGCGGGCGCGGCTGATCGAGCAGTATGGCGGCGATGATGAAGCCTCCATGCGCGACAACAATACCTCGGCCTTCAACCAGCGCGCAGTCAGCGGCGGCGGCCCGCCCTCGCTGCATGCCTATGGCCTGGCCATCGATATCAATCCGGTGCAGAACCCTTTCCTGCAGCCTGGCGATGCCGGCGCGGTGCGGGTCAGCCCGCCAGCCGGCGCCACTTACCTGAACAGGCGCGCCAAGCGGCCTGGCAAGCCTTCCAGGGCCGGCATGGCCGAAGACGTGATCTGCCTGTTCGCCGCTGCCGGGTTTAGCGTGTGGGGCGGAGACTGGGATACGCCGCTCGATTACCAGCATTTCCAGTTCAGCCGCGAACTGGCCCAGCGGCTAGCCGCCCTGCCCGAGCGCCAGGCGCGCCAGCTGCACCTGCAGCAGATCAAGACGCCCCGCGCCTGCCTGGGAGAACATCGAACCGGGGCAGGCACGGCTTGTGCATCGATTCAGGCTCCTTAG
- a CDS encoding MFS transporter, translating to MPPATRAPSLKTILLCTGLILTLAMGVRHGFGFWLQPISQANNWTRETYSLAMALQNLMWGAFGPFAGMAVDRWGTARVAIFGALLYAAGLLWMAFVTQPVLFVAGSGLLIGGALACTAFGAMSGIIGRTAPEEKRSWAFGISGAASSFGQFALMPIEQQLIGAMGWQHAFLALAVLVLLVMIPMATFLREPKLARSGPQQSMPEAIREAFGYRPFLLLLAGYFVCGFQLVFIGVHMPAYLKDRGLTDPGVAVMALALIGLFNIFGSYWAGRLGGWLPKRYLLSSIYLARAAAITLFLLLPLTPLSVYVFSAAMGVLWLSTVPLTNGVIAGIFGVRYLSMLSGFVFFSHQVGSFLGVWLGGFLFTRQGNYNTVWMITIALGIFAALINLPIDEKPIARAQAVPA from the coding sequence ATGCCTCCCGCCACTCGCGCGCCCAGCCTGAAAACCATCCTGCTCTGCACCGGCCTGATCCTCACCCTGGCCATGGGCGTGCGCCACGGCTTCGGCTTCTGGCTGCAGCCGATCTCGCAAGCCAACAACTGGACCCGGGAAACCTATTCGCTGGCCATGGCGCTGCAGAACCTGATGTGGGGCGCGTTCGGGCCGTTCGCCGGCATGGCGGTGGACCGCTGGGGCACGGCCCGCGTCGCGATCTTCGGCGCGCTGCTGTATGCGGCCGGGCTGCTGTGGATGGCCTTCGTCACCCAGCCGGTGTTGTTCGTGGCGGGCTCCGGCCTGCTGATCGGTGGCGCGCTGGCCTGCACCGCTTTTGGCGCAATGAGCGGCATCATCGGCCGCACCGCACCTGAGGAAAAACGCTCTTGGGCTTTCGGCATCTCGGGCGCGGCCAGCTCCTTCGGCCAGTTCGCGCTGATGCCGATCGAGCAGCAGCTGATCGGCGCCATGGGCTGGCAGCATGCCTTCCTGGCGCTTGCCGTGCTGGTGCTGCTGGTGATGATCCCGATGGCGACCTTCCTGCGCGAGCCCAAGCTGGCCCGCTCCGGACCGCAGCAAAGCATGCCGGAAGCGATACGCGAAGCCTTTGGCTACCGGCCCTTCCTGCTGCTGCTGGCCGGCTATTTCGTCTGCGGCTTCCAGCTGGTGTTCATCGGCGTGCACATGCCGGCTTACCTGAAGGACCGCGGCCTGACCGATCCTGGCGTGGCGGTGATGGCACTGGCCCTGATCGGCCTGTTCAACATCTTCGGTTCCTACTGGGCTGGCCGGCTCGGCGGCTGGCTGCCCAAGCGTTACCTGCTGTCGTCCATCTACCTGGCGCGGGCGGCGGCGATAACGCTGTTCCTGCTGCTGCCGCTGACGCCCCTGTCGGTCTATGTGTTCTCGGCGGCGATGGGCGTGCTGTGGCTGTCCACGGTGCCGCTGACCAATGGCGTGATCGCCGGCATCTTCGGCGTGCGCTACCTGTCGATGCTGTCGGGCTTCGTGTTCTTCTCGCACCAGGTCGGCAGCTTTCTCGGCGTCTGGCTGGGCGGCTTTCTCTTTACCCGGCAAGGCAACTACAACACGGTATGGATGATCACCATCGCACTGGGCATCTTCGCCGCGCTGATCAACCTACCGATCGACGAAAAGCCGATCGCCCGCGCGCAGGCGGTGCCTGCCTGA
- a CDS encoding DUF4080 domain-containing protein produces MTILLSTLNARYAHASLGLRYLLANMGELQSITSLQEFVIGARTTDLVEKLLAHKPRIIGFGVYIWNVEETTKLVALLKRVAPEVVIILGGPEVSHEHGEQEIVRLADYLVTGWGDITFPRLCREVLHGPKPLMKVHAGEQPPMSDIALPYALYTDEDIAHRTLYVEASRGCPFKCEFCLSSLDKTAWPFELERFLAELESLHVRGARLFKFVDRTFNLNVRTSLRIMQFFLDKLEAYPDDPVYAHFEVVPDHLPDALKESILRFPAGTLQFEIGIQSFNPEVQTLVSRRQNNEKAAENIRWLCQHSEAHLHVDLIAGLPGEDLESFARGFDKLWALKPHEIQFGILKRLRGTPIIRHTEAFGMVYDPHPPYTILATDRIDFATMQRLVRFARYWDLVANSGRFAHTLNMVLGEAPFDRFMALSDWLYANTDATHRIALDRLAGLVTRWLVLQGWPEPEVRMAMARDYAGKTRHAEPEGKKAAPQRQARHLEKAAS; encoded by the coding sequence ATGACCATACTGCTTTCCACCCTCAACGCACGCTACGCCCACGCTTCGCTGGGCCTGCGTTATCTGCTCGCCAACATGGGCGAGCTGCAGTCCATCACCTCGCTGCAGGAATTCGTAATCGGCGCCCGCACCACCGACCTGGTGGAAAAGCTGCTGGCGCACAAGCCGCGCATCATCGGCTTTGGCGTCTATATCTGGAATGTCGAGGAAACCACGAAGCTGGTGGCGCTGCTGAAGCGGGTCGCACCCGAGGTGGTCATCATCCTCGGCGGGCCGGAAGTCTCGCATGAACATGGCGAACAGGAGATCGTGCGGCTGGCCGATTACCTGGTGACCGGCTGGGGCGACATCACCTTTCCACGCCTGTGCCGCGAAGTGCTGCATGGGCCCAAGCCATTGATGAAGGTGCATGCGGGCGAGCAGCCGCCGATGTCGGACATTGCGCTGCCCTATGCGCTCTATACCGACGAGGACATTGCGCACCGCACGCTTTATGTGGAAGCCTCGCGCGGCTGCCCGTTCAAGTGCGAGTTCTGCCTGTCGTCGCTGGACAAGACCGCCTGGCCGTTCGAGCTGGAGCGCTTCCTGGCCGAGCTGGAAAGCCTGCATGTGCGCGGGGCGCGGCTGTTCAAGTTTGTCGACCGCACCTTCAACCTGAATGTAAGGACCAGCCTGCGCATCATGCAGTTCTTCCTCGACAAGCTGGAAGCCTATCCGGATGATCCGGTCTATGCCCACTTCGAAGTGGTGCCCGACCATCTGCCGGATGCGCTGAAGGAAAGCATCCTGCGCTTCCCGGCCGGCACGCTGCAGTTCGAGATCGGCATACAGTCCTTCAATCCGGAGGTGCAGACGCTGGTGAGCCGGCGCCAGAACAACGAGAAGGCAGCCGAGAACATCCGATGGCTGTGCCAGCATTCAGAGGCGCATCTGCATGTGGACCTGATCGCCGGCCTGCCGGGCGAAGACCTGGAGAGCTTCGCGCGCGGCTTCGACAAGCTGTGGGCATTGAAGCCGCATGAAATCCAGTTCGGCATTTTGAAGCGGCTGCGCGGCACGCCCATCATCCGCCACACCGAGGCCTTCGGCATGGTCTATGACCCGCATCCGCCTTACACCATCCTGGCCACCGACCGCATCGATTTCGCCACCATGCAGCGCCTGGTGCGCTTTGCCCGCTACTGGGACCTGGTCGCCAATTCGGGCCGCTTTGCGCATACGCTGAACATGGTGCTGGGCGAGGCGCCGTTCGATCGCTTCATGGCGCTGTCTGACTGGCTGTATGCCAATACCGATGCGACGCACCGCATCGCGCTGGACCGGCTGGCAGGCCTGGTCACGCGCTGGCTGGTGCTGCAGGGGTGGCCGGAACCGGAAGTGCGCATGGCAATGGCACGCGACTATGCCGGCAAGACGCGGCATGCTGAACCGGAAGGCAAGAAGGCGGCGCCGCAGAGGCAGGCGCGGCATCTGGAGAAGGCGGCGTCGTAG
- a CDS encoding alpha/beta hydrolase, giving the protein MTFVLIHGAWHGGWCWRDVAARLRAAGHEVYTPTMTGLGERAHLLDERTGLSTFIADACAVIECEELSDIVLVGHSFGGLVISGVAERMKERVAHLVYLDALVVENGQSGLGILPEAVQRERSKTIDPEGLRMAVPAPDKFGVTDPQQVAWLLRRLTPHPLKAYTEPLALRHPPGNGLPRTYIAVTDPWYAPLAGLRERLRAQPDWGWREIAAGHDAMLTSPAALADMLLEIASGR; this is encoded by the coding sequence ATGACCTTTGTCCTGATACACGGCGCCTGGCATGGCGGCTGGTGCTGGCGCGACGTGGCGGCGCGGCTGCGCGCCGCCGGCCACGAGGTGTACACCCCCACCATGACCGGACTGGGCGAGCGTGCCCATCTGCTGGACGAACGCACCGGTCTTTCCACCTTCATCGCCGATGCCTGCGCCGTGATCGAATGCGAGGAGCTGTCCGACATCGTGCTGGTCGGGCACAGCTTTGGCGGGCTGGTGATCAGCGGCGTTGCAGAGCGCATGAAGGAGCGCGTCGCGCACCTGGTCTACCTGGATGCGCTGGTGGTGGAGAACGGCCAGTCGGGCCTGGGCATCCTGCCGGAAGCCGTGCAGCGCGAGCGCAGCAAAACGATCGACCCGGAAGGCCTGCGCATGGCGGTCCCGGCGCCGGACAAGTTCGGCGTCACCGACCCGCAGCAGGTTGCATGGCTGCTGCGCCGGCTCACGCCGCATCCGCTGAAGGCCTACACCGAGCCGCTGGCATTGCGGCATCCGCCGGGCAATGGCCTGCCCAGGACCTATATCGCCGTCACCGATCCCTGGTATGCGCCGCTGGCGGGCCTACGCGAGCGGCTGCGCGCTCAGCCGGACTGGGGCTGGCGCGAGATCGCCGCCGGCCATGATGCGATGCTGACTTCGCCGGCGGCGCTGGCGGACATGCTGCTGGAGATTGCTTCGGGCCGTTGA